Below is a genomic region from Pectobacterium polaris.
TGCCTTCGCCTTTCGGATCGTTTTCTGGGTGAACCGCGATCAGCGTTGGTACGCCGAAACCACGTTTGTATTCTTCACGTACTTCCGTACCCGGGCACTTCGGAGCCACCATCACGACGGTGATGTCTTTACGAATTTGCTCGCCCACTTCAACGATGTTGAAACCGTGAGAGTAGCCCAGCGCTGCGCCCTGTTTCATCAGCGGTTGTACCGCCTGAACTACTGCAGAGTGCTGTTTGTCCGGCGTCAGGTTAACCACCAGATCAGCCTGCGGGATCAGATCTTCGTAGGTGCCAACGGTGAAGCCGTTTTCGGTCGCTTTGCGCCATGATGCGCGTTTTTCGGCAATCGCTTCAGCACGCAGGGCGTAAGCGATATCCAGACCAGAATCGCGCATGTTCAGACCCTGGTTCAGACCCTGAGCACCACAGCCGACGATCACCACTTTTTTCCCTTTCAGGTAGCTCGCCTCATCGGCAAATTCATCACGCCCCATGAAGCGGCACTTGCCCAATTGATCCAGCTGCTGACGCAGGTTTAATGTGTTGAAATAGTTAGCCATGTCGTGCTCCGTATACGGTTTTGTTTATCTGTTATTCGAGAAAGGATTCCCGTCAGATGGGAATTCACTATGACCCCATCATATGACAGGAATTGCGTTGCTTAAATTGATATATTAACAACGTCACATTGCACTATCTGCAAGATAAAAAACGGGGCCTGTATCGCATGGATTTACGTGATCTCAAATTATTCCTGCACCTTGCGGAAAGCCGACACTTTGGCCGTACCGCCAAGGCGATGCACATCAGCCCGTCCACGCTATCGCGGCAAATTCAACGGCTGGAAGAGGATTTAGGGCAGACGCTGTTCCTGCGTGATAACCGTACCGTGCAGCTCACCGATGCCGGAGAGCACCTGAAGCTGTTTGCCCAGCAAACGCTGCTGCAATATCAGCAGCTACGCCACACGATAGACCAGCACGGGCCGTCATTAAGCGGCGAGCTGCGGATCTTCTGTTCCGTCACCGCCGCCTACAGCCACCTGCCGCCGATTCTGGATCGCTTTCGGGCGCTGCACCCGCTGGTAGAAATTAAACTGACGACGGGCGATGCCGCCGATGCGGTTGAGAAAATTCAGTCGAACGATGGAGATTTGGGGATAGCGGGACGCCCGGAAGCGCTCCCGGCCAGCGTTGACTTCATGCCACTCGATAAACTGCCTCTGGCGTTGATTATCCCGGCACTTCCCTGCCCCGTGCAGTCGCTGGTGCGGCAGGCAGACCCAGACTGGTCGCAGATTCCGTTCATCCTGCCGGAGCACGGCCCGGTGCGTAAGCGCATCGATCTGTGGTTCCGACGTAACCACATCACCAACCCGCAAATTTACGCCACCATCTCCGGGCATGAAGCGATGGTATCGATGGTCGCCCTAGGTTGTGGCATCGCGCTGATTCCCAACGTCGTGCTGGAAAACAGCCCGGAACCGGTACGCAACCGCGTCTCCGTCTTTGTCGAGCAGGTAATGGAGCCGCTTGAACTCGGCGTATGCGTACAGAAAAAACGGCTTAGCGAACCGCTGATTGCCGCCTTTTGGGACATATTACAGGACACCCCATGAAGATAGCCTTCACTGCCCTCATCGCCGCAGGGGTGACGTTGGCCTCCCTCAGCCATAATGCGCAAGCCGCCAGTTTCTCCTGCGACAAAGCCGCCTCAGCGCAGGAAAAGCTGATTTGTGCCAGCCCATTGCTCGGGCAGCTCGATGAAGAACTGGCACAGGCATGGAAGAGCTCCCGCACGTTCCTGACAGCGTACGACAACAGCGCACCGTGGGAAAAAACGCTCAACCAGTTTCAGCGCAGTTGGCTGACCACACGCGATCAGTGCAAAGACGAAGACTGTTTGCGTCAGCGCTACCAGCAGCAGTTAAATCGGCTGCGCTATCTGAATGACATCGCGCAACACGCACTCCCATCGCCGATTACGCCCGTGAAAAGCACCGCTTGTTTCCACGGCTCATTCAGCTATGAGTATGTGATGTCGGGGCTTTCCACCGAGGAGTACCGCGATCTGGGGGAGTATTTTCGGGAAATGTACGACCAGAAAGCGCCCTACCACGCCGTCAGCCTGACGATGACCAACCAACGTGGCAAGATTGAAGGCGGTGCATCCATTGCATTCCGCTACGGTAACAAGCTGGATGATTCCACCTTCACCGCTCGTCAGATGAGCGATGTACAGGCGATTGGCAAAGGCGAAAGCAGTTTCGGCCAGCAGGTGAAAATACTGCTCACCTGCATTGACGATGATCATCTGCAAATCGCCACCTTCGGCAGCAGTCGGGAAGAAGGTTACCTGTTTAACTATTTGTTAGAGCGCGATAAAACGCCACTGGAGCAGCAGAAAACACCGTAGCGTTGGCTAACTTGGGTTCTAGCGTTCAAACCACTTATCCGCCGAAAAGGCCCGCGTATCGGACTCCGCTTCCTGCGCGGCTTTCTTCATGGTTTCGACGTTCATCAGGTAATGATAGAGCGGTTCAAGCTGGGTAAAACCCTGTGACAGAACCGTCACCAGATCGCCGGAAAACAGCGCGTCCATATCCTGTCGGGTATCTATCGCGGCAAACGACTTACGGTTATACCAATCAGCCAGCTCCGGCTCCTGACCTTTAATCAACGGACGTTTGTAGCTTTCGCCTTCCAGAGTGAAGGTCTTTCCCAGACAGCTTGCCACTTCAAGAAACTGCGACGGATTACCGCGCAGCGTCTGACGGAACAGGTCCATCGTATTACGCGTCGCGCTGTAATAGCCCAGCCCGTAACGCCAGGTATCCGGCGTGATTTCAAAGAAATACACCGGCGCGTCCGTCCAGTCTTTGCGGGTACGTTTGAAAGTGAGCCACATTTGGCTGCGATAGCGGGATTTATCGTGAGAAAAGCGCGTGTCGCGGTGAATACGGGAGAGCGTTTTGCCGATGGCAGGACGCGTTTCAAAATGGTCGTCAATCTGCAACATGGTCAGACTGAGCTCATCCACCAGCGTACGGAACGGCGCAACCAGTTGCTCATCGTAAACCGCACGATGCTCGTCAAACCACGCTTTATCGTTGTACTGACGCACCTGCTGAAGAAACGTTAAACCCGCTTGAGAAAAACCCGTGAACTGCGTTGCCATAAAGAAATGCCATCCCTGTTGCTGTTAGATGACATAAAGATAACGCCGCCAACGGCGAAACACCATCGATGGCGTAACACACTTATCCAAGGGATAAGTATTAAGGGATATTGAGCTCACCGTCTAGCGACTCGATCCGCCTGTAGTTTTCTACCGCCTCGCAAAGACTTTTACCAGAAAAATAAATAGGGCTATCTTTAATATACGGGTGTACTTTATACGCACAACGATGGACAACATAATTTTTCCACGCGGCTTGATCTGTTTTGAAAAGCTTAACGGCATCTTCCTCATCCTCCATAGTTATAAGTTTGGAGAGAAATTCTATTGCTTCTTTATTTTTTTGTTCTAGTTTTTCTGTCGAATCAGCAAGCATCCGGTCAATACAAATATCCACTTCATGATAGCTTTCCCCTTTCATTATATCTTTACATAACGTTTTCTCCATTAATTCCAGTTTACTCCAATAAATCTCACCAAATGCAGGGGATATACCATTCATAGCAAATAACATCAACATACAGAAGTAGATATTTTTCATTTTCTCATCCTTAAATAACCTGCTCGATTTCTTCCTGCCTCATAGTCTAGAAAATCTTTCGTACTCTCTATTTTCTTTATTAACAGATCGATATCATTTTTTGCTGCAATAGGAATAGTCGTCTCCCCAGCAAACCCTTGATAGGCAAGATCTATCAGAATATCTCTGATAGCGGGGTGAAGTTCATCCCAATTCACCCTATCAGGTACATTAGCGGAATAACGTGCATATCGTTTTTTCGCTATTTCTATATACCCAACATAAACCATATTAAATAGAGCTATTTGTTGCTGATGTGTAATCATGCCAATTTTTTCTTTATATTCTTTCACGAAAGTTGCGGCAGCACCTGCTTTTAACCCTGCCCCCTTCGCTATCAAATTCGCTTTTTCACTACCAATACCAATTCTGAGCATATCCGAATAGATTTCACCCTTGGTTCTCTCCCCCATATCATAGCCTCGCCCCAGCGTCACACCAGACTTAGCCTTTCTTGGCCAGTGAATGACTCGGCTAAAAAAAGGGCTATTGGGAACATCATCCCCTTCGCCATCAAAGGTTATTTGTCCTTGAGGTACTCTTAGCATTGAGTAAATTCCTTTTATTAATACGCAACGCCAATGTACAAAATTATTTAGCATCTTTTTCGGTTAGTGATGAATCAATAAAAACAGCCACAAATAACATAATTATAAATGGCTGCATATTTTATTACTAAGTCAAACTAAATACCACTATCATTCCAGATGCTATAACCTGATGTTCCCGCAACTTTGTGATCCCATGATATAGAACCATACTTCAATAAAATTTTCTCATATGGCATTACGTCATTGTCATTAATCGAATGCGGATAACTACAAGAAATGTCAACAATCCGGGCATCTGTTAATTTAATGACATAAAACAACTCTAATTGCCCGGCGGAATTTATCCTATACAAAAAGAAATTTGCACTTAACTTTTCATTGGAAGAGGTAGAAACACCAAGTAACGGTGACGATTTATCGATAAGTTTAATTATTTCAACGGGGTGACAGGATAAATTATCAGCATGACTCATTGAGTGATTTAAACTTAACACCTGAATTTGATCTTCATGACCAATTTGGCTTCTATTACCAATTGACTGCAATGTTGAACAACCAGAAGAAATTAACCCCTGTTTATCACCCGTCAACTCTAAATAGATAATACTCGACATTTTTAGCAGCCTCTAAGAGTTAATATTTTTAATGCACTGATGGTGTATCGAGCTTGAGTGAAAGTTTTCGCCCATCGGACGTCTTCATTTTCACAAGATTACTTTGAGTCACTTGCATCAGAGAAAGGCATAGCTTCATCATCAATGCGAGTATTTCTTCAGGAGGTAACGAACTATTAATAAGGTTATTCTTTAATTGTTCATTTAACTGAATGGCAAGTTTTTCTTTATTTTTCACACTCGGTCTCCATGTGTTATTCCACTTTTCACCAAACTAACCTAGAAAATAATTATTATCAATAATTAAAGAAATTAGAAAAATGAACAATTAATTTAAAAATAATAATAACGAACTGCGATTAGATTTATTCAACAACGCCTTGAGACACCTGCTGAAGAAACGTTAAACCCGCTTGAGAAAAACCCGTGAACTGCGTTGCCATAAAGAAATGCCATCCCTGTTGCTGTCAGATGACATTAAAGATAACGCCGCCGACGGTGAAACACCATCGGCGGCGTTAAGGGAACACTCAACATTTAACCGCTAACTTAACCCGCCAGAAAGAAGCGGAACGCGGGGTTATTGGTTTCATCGTGGCATTCATAGCCCAGCGCCTGTAGGTGCTGCTCGAATTCCCGATCGCCTGCATCCAACTCGAACGCGGCCAGCACGCGACCAAAATCCGTGCCGTGGCTGCGGTAATGGAACAGTGAAATATTCCAGTGCGCCCCCAGCGTCTGCAGGAATTTCAGCAATGCGCCCGGCGACTCTGGGAACTCAAAGCTGTACAGCCGTTCCTGGAGCGGTTTGGAAGGGCGTCCGCCGACCATATAACGAACGTGCAGCTTCGCCATTTCATCATCGGACAAATCCACCACTTCATAACCGTCTGCGGACAGCTCGGCGATAATTTCCTGCCGCTCCGCATAGCCACGCGTCAGACGCACACCGACAAAAATGCAGGCGTCTTTGGCATCCGCATAGCGGTAGTTGAACTCGGTAACGGAACGACCGCCCAGCAGTTGGCAAAACTTCAGGAAGCTTCCCTGTTTCTCGGGGATCGTAACGGCCAGCAAGGCTTCGCGCTGTTCACCCAGCTCGCAGCGTTCGGAAACGTAGCGTAACCCGTGGAAATTGACGTTCGCGCCGGACAGAATATGTGCCAGACGTTCACCCTGAATCTGATGCTGTTGGATGTATTTCTTCATCCCCGCCAACGCCAGCGCGCCGGACGGTTCAGCAATTGCACGGACATCCTCAAACAGATCTTTCACTGCGGCACAGATGGCATCGCTGTCGACGGTAATCACGTCATCCAGATATTCCCGGCACAGGCGGAACGTTTCATCGCCAATGCGCTTCACCGCCACGCCTTCGGCAAACAGCCCGACACGCGGCAGATCGACCGGCTGCCCGGCATCCAGCGCCGCACGCAGACAGGCGGAATCTTCCGCTTCTACGCCGATCACCTGAATCTGCGGCATCAACTGTTTGATCAGTACGGCAACACCTGCCGCCAAACCACCACCGCCGACTGGCACAAACACGCGATCCAGATGCGCATCCTGCTGTAGTAATTCCATCGCCAGCGTGCCCTGCCCCGCAATCACAGCAGGGTGATCGAACGGCGGCAGAAAGGTCATATGCTGCTGTTGTGACAGCTCAATCGCCTTCGCCTTGGCCTCATCAAAGTTGGCACCGTGTAGCAGCACTTCGCCGCCAAAACCACGCACCGCATCGACCTTGATATCAGCCGTCGCCACTGGCATCACAATCAGCGATTTAATCCCCAGCTTGCTGGAAGAAAGCGCAACACCTTGCGCGTGGTTACCAGCAGATGCCGTCACCACGCCGTGGGATTTTTGCTCATCGCTCAGACCAGCCATCATCGCGTACGCGCCACGCAGCTTGAAGCTGTGCACCGCATGCCTGTCTTCACGTTTTACCAGAATGACATTACCCAGCCGCGAAGAGATCTTTTCCATCTTCTCCAGCGGTGTGACCTGCGTGATTTCATACACCGGCGATCGCAAGATCGCCCGCAGGTACTCCGCGCCTCCCGGCGCGGCAGGAAGAGGTTGTGACACAGCCATCAGCATTAGCCTCCCAGCTTGCTTTTATCCCGCACAGCGCCTTTATCCGCGCTGGTTGCCAGCATGGCATACGCACGAAGCGCAAAAGAGACCTGACGTTCACGGTTATGTGGCGTCCAGGCCTGCTCGCCTCTCGCCTCTTCCGCTTCGCGGCGGCTTGCCAGTTCATTATCTGCGACGTCCAGCACGATGCTACGGTTCGGGATATCAATGGCAATCATATCGCCATCCTGCACCAGACCAATGGTGCCACCGCTTGCGGCTTCAGGAGACGCGTGGCCAATAGACAGCCCTGACGTACCACCAGAGAAGCGTCCGTCAGTGATCAGTGCACAGCTTTTACCCAAGCCCATCGATTTCAGATAGGTAGTCGGGTACAGCATTTCCTGCATTCCTGGCCCGCCTTTCGGCCCTTCGTAACGGATAACTACCACATCGCCCGCCACGACTTTTCCGCCCAGAATCGCCTCTACCGCGTCATCCTGGCTTTCATAGACTTTTGCCGGGCCACGGAAAATCAGGCTATCTTTATCAACGCCTGCGGTTTTCACGATGCAGCCATCTAGCGCAATGTTGCCGTACAGCACGGCCAACCCGCCATCTTGACTGTAAGCATATTCACGCGAGCGAATGCAGCCTTCCTGACGGTCGGTATCCAATGAATCCCAGCGACAATCCTGAGAAAACGCTTTGGTCGTACGGATACCCGCTGGACCTGCAGAATACATACGTTTCACGCTTTCATCTTTCGTCAGCATCACGTCGTAGGCTTCCAGGGTTTCCGGCAGCGTTTTACCCAGCACGTTGTTGACTTCACGGTTCAGCAAACCGGCTCTGTCCAGCTCGCCCAAAATACCGATCACCCCACCAGCACGGTGTACGTCTTCCATATGGTATTTCTGACCGCTAGGCGCGACTTTACACAGGTGTGGCACCTTACGTGAAAGGCGGTCGATATCCGACATGGTGAAATCAATTTCACCTTCCTGCGCCGCGGCCAGCAGGTGCAATACGGTATTAGTGGAACCGCCCATGGCGATATCCAGAATCATGGCGTTTTCAAACGCGGCTTTATTCGCGATGTTGCGCGGCAATACGCTTGCATCATCCTGCTCGTAATAACGCTTCGCCAGACCTACGATGCGCGTGCCCGCGTTCAGGAACAGATCCTTACGGTCGGCATGCGTTGCAAGCAATGAACCGTTGGCTGGCTGAGAGAGCCCCAGGGCTTCGGTCAGGCAGTTCATCGAGTTCGCCGTGAACATCCCTGAACAAGAGCCGCAGGTCGGACAGGCGGAACGTTCAATTTGCTCACTGTCGGCATCGCTGACGTTAGGGTTTGCACCCTGAATCATGGCATCGATGAGATCGAGCTTGATAATTTGGTTAGAAAGCTTGGTTTTCCCTGCTTCCATCGGGCCACCAGAAACAAAAATCACCGGAATATTCAGGCGCAGCGACGCCATTAACATCCCCGGGGTGATTTTGTCGCAGTTGGAAATACACACCATGGCATCCGCGCAGTGGGCATTGACCATGTATTCCACGGAGTCGGCGATCAGTTCACGGGAAGGCAGAGAATAGAGCATGCCGCCGTGTCCCATCGCGATGCCGTCATCAACGGCAATGGTGTTAAATTCTTTCGCGACGCCGCCGGAGGCTTCGATCTGCTCGGCAACCAGTTTACCCAGATCGCGCAAGTGCACATGGCCAGGCACGAATTGGGTGAAGGAGTTGACCACCGCGATAATCGGTTTACCAAAATCGTCGTCGGTCATCCCGGTGGCGCGCCACAAGGCTCGGGCACCAGCCATATTACGGCCGTGAGTGGTTGTGGCTGAACGGTACTTAGGCATGCTCTTTTACTCCAAAAATTACGAATTTGGCGATGACGGAACGCATCACCGCCTGACTGTCTGTCTTGACTGCTTACTGATTGATCGGATCCAACCAGCCCCATTTATCTTCGGTTTCACCCGTAAAGAGGCCAAAGAACGCCTGCTGCAAGGCTTTGGTGACCGGGCCACGTTTGCCAACACCGACCTGAATGCCGTCGACGCTACGCACGGGAGTAATTTCTGCCGCAGTACCGGACATGAAGACTTCATCGGCCAGATACAGTGACTCGCGGGATAGCACCTGCTCACGCACTTCATATCCCGCATCTTTCGCCAGCTTGATGATGGCGTCACGTGTAATGCCCGGCAGCGCCGAAGAGGTAAACGGCGGCGTGAAGATAATACCGTCCTTCACTTCAAACAGGTTCTCACCCGCACCTTCAGAAACATAGCCGTGGACATCCAATGCGATCCCTTCCTGATAGCCGTGGCGACGTGCTTCGCTACCCACCAGCAGAGAGGATAGATAGTTGCCACCCGCTTTCGCGGCAGTTGGAATGGTATTCGCCGCTACACGATTCCAGGACGACACCATCGCATCAATACCGGCTTCCAGCGCCTCTTCACCCAGATACGCCCCCCACGGGAAGGCCGCGATGATGACGTCGGTTTGATAACCATCTGGCGGGTTAACGCCCATGCCCACATCACCAATGAACACCAGTGGACGAATATAGGCGCTGGTCAGGTTATTTTTACGCAGCGTTTCACGACAGGCTTCCATCAGCTCATCTACGCTTTGCGCGACGGGCATACGGTAAATTTTTGCCGAATCACGCAGGCGCTGCATATGCTCACGGTGACGGAAAACCACCGGGCCCTTATGTGAATTGTAGCAACGAACACCTTCAAAGACGGAGGTGCCATAATGCAGGGCATGCGACATAACGTGTACTTTTGCTTCAGCCCATGGAACCATCTCGCCATTGAACCAAATGTAGTCCGCTTTTTTTGTCATTCTTCTTTTTCCTTACTCTTTTGCGTTAGGCGCTGATCTGCTGTGATGTCGTCATCGGTTGAATGTCAACGCAGGCAATATCCAACAGCTTGCTCAATTGCGTTGACAATAAATCCACCGAACGATGGCTGGCAACGGTCAGTTCAATATTAATGTGATCGGCATTGGTGGTTTGCACCATATTCATCGCGCAAACTTTGAAACCGCGATGGCGGGTAACTCGCAATACACGCTCCAGAACCTCGGGACGAAAGCGCGCCTGAATCGAAAGTTGATGGTGTGTCATTCTGTTGTCTCCAGCACTTATTCTGTGTAAGTCGGCCATTGTTTGGTTTTATCGAGCCTTACTTGGTTTTATCAAGCATCGTTTCGTTACCCGCACCCGGCGGAACCAGCGGCCAAACGTTTTCGTATTCATCAATCGATACGTGCAATAAATAGGGTCCTTCGCTGTTAAACAGAGCATCCAGCGCGACATCAATTTGATCTTTACGGGTGATGCGCTGGCCTGGGATATCAAACGCGCTTGCCAGCGTCAGGAAATCAGGATTATCGGAGAGGTCGGTTTCACTGTAACGTTCATCAAAGAATAACTGCTGCCACTGACGCACCATGCCTAACCGTTGGTTATCCAGCAGCACGATCTTCAACGGCAGCTGTTTTCGTTTGATGGTGCCCAGCTCCTGAACGTTCATCATGAAAGAGCCGTCGCCGGAAATGCAGATAACCATGTCGTCCGGGCGCGCAACCTGTGCGCCTACCGCAGCGGGTACACCGAAGCCCATCGTACCAAGGCCGCTGGAGGTGATGAAATTCTCAGGACGGCTGAACGTCATATGCTGTGCAGCCCACATCTGGTGCTGGCCCACATCGGTCGTGACCACGGTGTCTGCATCCATTCGTTCGGAGATCGTTTTCAGCAGCGCAGGCGCATAAATCGCCTGACCGGGATGATCATAACGCCACGGGTATTCCGCCTTCATCATGGTCGCCTGCTCGCGCCACGCGCTGACGCTCAGCGGCTGTTGCAGCGCGGGTAATATCGCGTTCAGATCGCCTTGCAATGCAACATTAGCATGACGCAATTTGCTCAATTCCGCTGGGTCGATATCCATATGAATAACACTGGCGTGAGGCGCGAAGGCGTTAAGTTTGCCAGTCACGCGATCATCAAAACGCGCGCCAACCGCGATTAACAAATCGCACTCCTGCACAATCAGGTTCGCCGCCTTCGTGCCGTGCATACCAATCATACCGAGGTAATAGGGATGATTGGCATCCACGGCACCCAGCCCTTTAAGGGTAGAAACGGACGGGATATCCGTTACGCTCAGGAATTCACGCAGTGCCGGAACCGCATTCGCCATGCCGACTCCACCGCCAACGTACAGCACCGGTTTTTGCGCTTTCGCCAGCAGAGCGTACGCCTGCGCAATATCTTGATCGGGGAAATCGATATCGTTAACAACAGGCGCAAAGTTTGGAGTGAAATCCCCCACCGCCAGCTGAATGTCTTTAGGAATATCGACCAAAACAGGGCCTGGACGACCGCTGTTGGCAATCGCGAACGCTTCTGCCATCACTTCCGGCAGTGATTCGAGAGACTCAACCAGAAAACTGTGTTTCGTACAGGCCAGCGACAGCCCCAGCACGTCGATCTCCTGGAAAGCATCGGTGCCAATCAGTGCTGACCCAACCTGTCCGGTGATCGCCACCACAGGCACAGAATCCAGCAGCGCATCGGCCAAACCGGTGATCAGGTTCGTTGCTCCTGGGCCGGATGTCGCAATGCAGACGCCCACATTACCCGTGGAGCGGGCATAACCAATCGCCGCCATCACCGCGCCTTGCTCGTGGCGACACAGCAGGTGTTTAACGCCGCCGTCATAAAGTGCATCGTAGACTGGCATTATCGCGCCCCCTGGATAACCAAAAACGGTTTCCACTCCCTGCGCTCGCAACGCTTGAACCACCCACTGTGCTCCATTCATAGTTATTTCCCCGACATCTTATGGGAATAACAGAATTTTATGCTGATGTTCATTTTCTGTTCCTTTCCGTTATAGATTACGCCCAACAAAAAACCCCCGACCTTTCGGTGCGGGGGTTTTCTTGAATTAGGCCTTGATTTCTAAGCCATTCTTCGTCCAAGTGCAGCCCCGCACGGTGGGATAATAATCACCACCACGCTAATCACGACTAGGCTAATCACTAGGGATAGGGCTTTCATAATAGGTTGTTCATTAATCTTCTGTCGAACGAATGCCTACAGAGTTATCACAGTCAGACATGGACTGACAACCATTTTTTTTCATTGCCACCCGTAAGAATTACCTATGATACGGGAAAAAATACAACGTAATCATAAGGTAGAAGCGCATCAAATTATTTTCGCCTGTTGGCGTAAAAATGAGCGTTGTATGAGAAACGTGGCAGATGCAAACGGGCGTCGTCGATCGTCGGATAACATTAAGCAATCGGTTCACCTTAGATAATTGCGACACATCGCGCACAAATTTTACGCATTACTGAAACAGTGAATTATTTCATGACATCGCCGCGCAGACTGGCGAAGACGGTCTCTACTTCTTCTCGCTTGCCGAACATGATGCAAACCATCAGCAAAGGGGAAATAGCATGTCATTGGCAGTTACCTATACTCGGGCAATGATTGGTGTACAAGCGCCGGGCGTTTATATCGAAGTTCACATCAGCAGCGGGCTACCGGCCCTAACGCTGGTCGGCTTACCAGAAACCACCGTCAAGGAAGCACGCGATCGCGTGCGCAGCGCACTTATCAATTGCGGATTTACATTTCCAGCAAAGCGCATCACGGTCAATCTCGCCCCCGCAGACCTGCCAAAGGAAGGGGGACGCTACGATCTGCCGATTGCTCTGGCGATTCTGGCGGCCTCAGAACAAATCGATGGTGAAAAGCTAAGCCGCTACGAGTTTCTTGGCGAACTCGGCCTGTCTGGCACCTTACGTGGCGTCAATGGCGCGATTCCCGCTGCATTGGAAGCCATAAAGTCAGGCCGCCAGCTTATCCTGCCAGATGACAATAAACGGGAGATGACGCTGATACCGCAGGGTGAAGCGCTGATGGCCGGGCATTTGTTGGACGTGTGTGCTTTTCTCAGCGGAGAAGAGGAATTGCTCAGTTGCTCCGACATGACGCCCGTTCCACAGATCGGGGAAGATACGCTCGACTTGAAGGATATCATCGGTCAGGAGCAAGCTAAACGCGCACTGGAAATAGCGGCGGCAGGCGGTCACAACCTGCTCTTGCTAGGACCACCGGGAACAGGGAAAACCATGCTGGCGAGTCGGTTAGGCAACCTGA
It encodes:
- a CDS encoding lysozyme family protein codes for the protein MLRVPQGQITFDGEGDDVPNSPFFSRVIHWPRKAKSGVTLGRGYDMGERTKGEIYSDMLRIGIGSEKANLIAKGAGLKAGAAATFVKEYKEKIGMITHQQQIALFNMVYVGYIEIAKKRYARYSANVPDRVNWDELHPAIRDILIDLAYQGFAGETTIPIAAKNDIDLLIKKIESTKDFLDYEAGRNRAGYLRMRK
- the ilvA gene encoding threonine ammonia-lyase, biosynthetic: MAVSQPLPAAPGGAEYLRAILRSPVYEITQVTPLEKMEKISSRLGNVILVKREDRHAVHSFKLRGAYAMMAGLSDEQKSHGVVTASAGNHAQGVALSSSKLGIKSLIVMPVATADIKVDAVRGFGGEVLLHGANFDEAKAKAIELSQQQHMTFLPPFDHPAVIAGQGTLAMELLQQDAHLDRVFVPVGGGGLAAGVAVLIKQLMPQIQVIGVEAEDSACLRAALDAGQPVDLPRVGLFAEGVAVKRIGDETFRLCREYLDDVITVDSDAICAAVKDLFEDVRAIAEPSGALALAGMKKYIQQHQIQGERLAHILSGANVNFHGLRYVSERCELGEQREALLAVTIPEKQGSFLKFCQLLGGRSVTEFNYRYADAKDACIFVGVRLTRGYAERQEIIAELSADGYEVVDLSDDEMAKLHVRYMVGGRPSKPLQERLYSFEFPESPGALLKFLQTLGAHWNISLFHYRSHGTDFGRVLAAFELDAGDREFEQHLQALGYECHDETNNPAFRFFLAG
- the ilvY gene encoding HTH-type transcriptional activator IlvY, whose amino-acid sequence is MDLRDLKLFLHLAESRHFGRTAKAMHISPSTLSRQIQRLEEDLGQTLFLRDNRTVQLTDAGEHLKLFAQQTLLQYQQLRHTIDQHGPSLSGELRIFCSVTAAYSHLPPILDRFRALHPLVEIKLTTGDAADAVEKIQSNDGDLGIAGRPEALPASVDFMPLDKLPLALIIPALPCPVQSLVRQADPDWSQIPFILPEHGPVRKRIDLWFRRNHITNPQIYATISGHEAMVSMVALGCGIALIPNVVLENSPEPVRNRVSVFVEQVMEPLELGVCVQKKRLSEPLIAAFWDILQDTP
- a CDS encoding DUF2461 domain-containing protein; its protein translation is MATQFTGFSQAGLTFLQQVRQYNDKAWFDEHRAVYDEQLVAPFRTLVDELSLTMLQIDDHFETRPAIGKTLSRIHRDTRFSHDKSRYRSQMWLTFKRTRKDWTDAPVYFFEITPDTWRYGLGYYSATRNTMDLFRQTLRGNPSQFLEVASCLGKTFTLEGESYKRPLIKGQEPELADWYNRKSFAAIDTRQDMDALFSGDLVTVLSQGFTQLEPLYHYLMNVETMKKAAQEAESDTRAFSADKWFER
- a CDS encoding lysozyme inhibitor LprI family protein, with the protein product MKNIYFCMLMLFAMNGISPAFGEIYWSKLELMEKTLCKDIMKGESYHEVDICIDRMLADSTEKLEQKNKEAIEFLSKLITMEDEEDAVKLFKTDQAAWKNYVVHRCAYKVHPYIKDSPIYFSGKSLCEAVENYRRIESLDGELNIP
- a CDS encoding Hcp family type VI secretion system effector encodes the protein MSSIIYLELTGDKQGLISSGCSTLQSIGNRSQIGHEDQIQVLSLNHSMSHADNLSCHPVEIIKLIDKSSPLLGVSTSSNEKLSANFFLYRINSAGQLELFYVIKLTDARIVDISCSYPHSINDNDVMPYEKILLKYGSISWDHKVAGTSGYSIWNDSGI
- a CDS encoding lysozyme inhibitor LprI family protein; this encodes MKIAFTALIAAGVTLASLSHNAQAASFSCDKAASAQEKLICASPLLGQLDEELAQAWKSSRTFLTAYDNSAPWEKTLNQFQRSWLTTRDQCKDEDCLRQRYQQQLNRLRYLNDIAQHALPSPITPVKSTACFHGSFSYEYVMSGLSTEEYRDLGEYFREMYDQKAPYHAVSLTMTNQRGKIEGGASIAFRYGNKLDDSTFTARQMSDVQAIGKGESSFGQQVKILLTCIDDDHLQIATFGSSREEGYLFNYLLERDKTPLEQQKTP